Proteins encoded in a region of the Triplophysa rosa linkage group LG14, Trosa_1v2, whole genome shotgun sequence genome:
- the rilp gene encoding RILP-like protein 1 has product METFETAVDQNQNDTIQTNLSFEKSFSSLTVDDVYEIAKVVGWEVEKLIDSYGKASVEGLVSRIVKVLEHLESFAATNQAQKCKEEELLKAFESLQLQQKKRHVKDCAETNVTSDSRDWHQKEQTMKETVDGLQAQVQLLKEENQELLSRLQCTHSKEDRTQRQEREVMLKLKEVVDKQRDELRAKVQEISSMSSEVEALQEQQDRLMKINAELRHKQNIIQAQVKTAVERRADVETDLCEKQKEIERLTSQLEKASVHTAANTISSAIDLTDKMIIDLKDPNRPCFTKQEVRDMLFERNELKANLFLVKEELAYYQREILNDERCSGFLLDAVRSAIKKQRTVIKAKMLGIPVSECSTDEMDGPLFERSGEEHKDNDNDSTDNRPQESRIRNLFGFLTRSSITKTSGSQAFSLPTSSSTWEILNPNEHENVEETEILYSS; this is encoded by the exons ATGGAGACTTTCGAGACAGCCGTCGATCAAAACCAAAACGACACCATTCAAACGAATCTGTCTTTCGAGAAATCGTTTTCGTCTTTGACGGTGGACGATGTATATGAGATCGCTAAAGTAGTGGGATGGGAAGTGGAGAAGCTTATAGATAGCTATGGCAAAGCTAGCGTGGAGGGTCTGGTGTCTCGAATAGTGAAAGTGTTGGAGCACCTGGAGAGTTTCGCGGCGACAAATCAAGCTCAAAAATGCAAAGAAGAGGAACTATTGAAAGCTTTTGAGTCGCTACAGTTACAGCAGAAGAAACGACATGTGAAGGATTGCGCCGAGACAAACGTCACCTCTGACAGTCGG GACTGGCATCAGAAAGAGCAGACGATGAAAGAGACTGTAGATGGGTTGCAGGCACAGGTGCAACTGCTGAAGGAAGAGAACCAGGAGCTTTTGAGCCGCTTACAATGCACACACTCAAAAGAAG ACCGCACGCAGCGGCAGGAGCGAGAGGTGATGCTGAAGCTGAAGGAAGTGGTGGATAAGCAGCGCGATGAGTTACGAGCGAAAGTTCAGGAGATTTCCAGCATGTCCAGTGAGGTTGAAGCG CTCCAGGAACAGCAGGACAGGTTGATGAAGATAAACGCAGAGCTCAGGCACAAGCAAAACATCATACAGGCTCAGGTAAAGACTGCAGTGGAGAGGAGAGCTGACGTGGAGACTGACCTGTGCGAGAAACAGAAGGAGATAGAACGCCTGACATCACAGCTCGAGAAAGCCAGCGTGCATACTGCAGCTAACACG ATTAGTTCGGCCATTGACCTCACAGATAAGATGATCATTGACCTGAAGGATCCAAATCGGCCGTGTTTTACCAAGCAGGAAGTACGGGACATGCTTTTTGAGAGGAATGAGTTGAAGGCCAATCTCTTTCTAGTGAAAGAGGAGCTTGCGTATTACCAAAG GGAAATCCTGAATGACGAGAGATGTTCAGGATTTTTACTTGATGCTGTGCGCTCTGCCATTAAGAAACAGAGAACTGTCATCAAGGCGAAAATGCTTGGCATACCTGTTAGCGAATGCAGCAC TGATGAAATGGATGGTCCTCTGTTTGAGAGGAGCGGAGAGGAACATAAAGATAATGACAATGACAGCACAGACAACAGGCCCCAAGAATCACGCATCAGAAACCT ATTTGGCTTCCTAACGCGGTCCAGTATTACCAAAACTTCTGGTTCCCAGGCTTTCAGTCTCCCGACATCCAGCTCCACATGGGAAATTCTTAATCCAAATGAGCATGAAAATGTAGAGGAGACAGAGATCCTCTATTCATCTTGA
- the vtna gene encoding vitronectin a isoform X2, translated as MKLIFLLGLLIFTYALEESCIERCENGFDTTKTCQCDSMCTYYQTCCNDYESICRIRTRGDTFPSYPEDYDEDTNSTDVPGVSRSKHTLLIPSSETFAEISSLLTPTSQSLDKTDANPTTAAAATTPLPYRIKEPITTASTPTTADPQPTKAQDPDAEVCSGRPFDSFMQLKNGSICAFRGDEYYQYEFKHQPTHEECIRMSLRSPSALFSRYTDIYNDRWVEHFNQLFRGAQSHHGGHRFINKDWIGIESPVDAVLAGRLYVTPRWPSRRQQDRNYQREWSQQWDQQWNQQRGQQWDQQRNQQWGSRRRQNRSPYWETFAERGINIGQEFAQRFGQDRRRDQDRRRDYYNRRNDYDYDYGYNPSEDIVYDILRRRQPLQSVYFFKGDKYYRVNLQTKRVDNANPPYPRPIGKYWLGCKDTPGAEKR; from the exons ATGAAGTTAATCTTTCTGCTAGGACTGCTTATCTTCACATATGCACTTGAAG AGTCGTGTATCGAAAGATGTGAAAATGGTTTTGACACCACCAAAACTTGCCAGTGTGACTCAATGTGCACATACTACCAGACCTGCTGCAATGATTACGAGTCCATTTGTCGTATTAGAA CTCGTGGAGACACCTTCCCTTCATATCCTGAGGATTATGATGAGGACACAAACAGCACAGACGTGCCTGGCGTGTCCAGATCAAAGCACACACTCCTGATCCCTTCTTCAGAAACCTTTGCCGAAATTTCCAGCCTGTTGACACCAACTTCACAAAGCTTAGACAAAACTGATGCAAATCCCACAACCGCAGCTGCTGCAACTACACCATTACCCTATAGAATCAAAGAGCCCATCACGACTGCAAGCACACCCACAACTGCAGACCCCCAACCAACAAAAGCCCAAGACCCCGATGCTGAGGTGTGCAGCGGTAGACCTTTTGACTCCTTCATGCAGCTCAAAAACGGCTCTATCTGCGCCTTCAGGG gagacgAGTATTACCAGTATGAATTCAAGCACCAGCCAACCCATGAGGAGTGCATTAGGATGTCTTTAAGATCTCCTTCAGCTCTCTTCAGCAGATACACTGATATTTACAACGACCGATGGGTTGAACACTTCAACCAGCTTTTCAGAGGAG CTCAAAGTCACCATGGGGGCCATCGTTTCATAAACAAAGACTGGATTGGCATCGAATCTCCTGTGGATGCTGTGCTAGCTGGCAGACTCTACGTTACTCCAAGGTGGCCAAGCAGGAGGCAACAGGACAGAAATTACCAGAGGGAATGGAGCCAGCAGTGGGACCAGCAATGGAACCAACAAAGGGGGCAGCAGTGGGACCAACAACGAAACCAGCAATGGGGATCTAGGCGAAGGCAGAATAGATCTCCATACTGGGAGACCTTTGCTGAAAGGGGCATCAATATTGGACAGGAGTTTGCTCAGAGGTTTGGGCAGGACAGGAGGCGAGACCAGGACAGACGCAGGGACTATTATAACAGGCGGAATGACTATGATTATGACTATGGATACAACCCTTCTGAAGATATAGTCTATGACATACTGCGCAGGAGACAGCCCTTACAAAGTGTCTACTTCTTCAAAGGAG ATAAGTACTACAGAGTGAATCTACAGACCAAGAGAGTTGACAATGCAAACCCTCCATACCCAAGACCTATTGGCAAATACTGGCTCGGCTGTAAAGACACACCTGGAGCAGAAAAGAGATAA
- the scarf1 gene encoding scavenger receptor class F member 1 translates to MDIFLSLGLMLLCVQCSAQKLSPTGKNVCLNPRDSSAICCSEWSQQGDECTVPLCEGERACLQDEVCVYHGLCRCKPGFYGYQCKTPCPPEFWGPDCRELCPCHPHGLCDPVTGKCSCFPNRWGNQCKNKCKCWPHGKCDPVYGNCTCDEGWWTSTCSKPCQCHSGTSTCDQATGRCLCNELYWGQRCSLRCNCYVSPCQQRTGECQCINGWWGPSCDRRCICDLSHADCLPSNGTCLCHPGYKSPFCHEPCSEGKYGRGCEKSCGHCAGGRPCSKQDGLCDACEPGWNGTRCDQRCPEGYYGHHCQEVCPKCRNKEPCIPETGVCLRCDPGWTGLRCDKPCTDGSYGDGCRFLCKTCYHGHCDHVTGSCMCLPGFQGESCNNTCPVHLYGVNCSFVCDCGNLACHPTTGACPHSSRAGLLAGLLIPLLVLILALLFCCCCCGGPVQGKEGVAVGDGSPAVRMKHHVYTVLANMTSAMPCISMWSSGLPRVTVSHHDPELTFNHSFIEQPSSGWVIDSFETDDDGEAIYCEPPREDVLTVAGGELQELNSKCNFFLDPSNFSTEDMSQAFGIPRTSSIAKSKRPSVSFAEGTKFSPKERRSSTQDLPGSVRKPKTWGVLMLSALQGGQGNHSEEDAKKAEEKNEENISSEEQGATTETPEAGSERYSSGPSRTLVNVPSGRRRTLSNTRKNAHPQSSSDGGQETDSDAEKLTTVYVTVGKTPNMAKQESSSEGPVQAMLRRLGSLQRQKEMAAQPKGRGQAIAKPPRRKLGARASEWEQTTGSGNAEVVMRKPSRKKRLSSPCIVQTTDFPQDNSAPKRPLSSILKSVPESDVPRSLLEQDSQTDAPGEHEYETVAPSDGVSTSSEVIINETVVGQAEIEPSYENVYVKHS, encoded by the exons ATGGACATCTTTCTTTCATTAGGACTGATgcttttgtgtgttcaatgctCAGCTCAGAAACTCTCACCAACGGGGAAGAATGTCTGCTTGAATCCCAG AGACTCTTCTGCCATATGTTGTTCTGAATGGAGCCAGCAGGGTGATGAATGTACAGTCC CACtctgtgagggagagagagcttGTCTACAGGATGAAGTGTGTGTTTACCATGGACTCTGCCGATGCAAACCTGGATTTTATGGGTACCAGTGCAAAACCC CATGCCCTCCTGAGTTTTGGGGGCCAGACTGTCGGGAACTCTGTCCCTGCCACCCTCATGGGTTGTGTGACCCAGTAACAGGCAAGTGCTCATGCTTTCCTAACCGCTGgggcaaccagtgcaaaaacaaatgtaaatgttggcCTCATGGGAAATGTGACCCCGTCTACGGCAACTGCACCTGTGACGAGGGCTGGTGGACATCTACATGTTCAAAACCCTGTCAGTGCCACTCTGGCACATCCACTTGTGACCAAGCCACAGGCCGCTGTCTGTGCAATGAGCTCTACTGGGGCCAAAGGTGCAGTTTGAGGTGCAACTGCTACGTGTCTCCTTGCCAGCAGCGCACTGGGGAATGTCAGTGTATCAATGGTTGGTGGGGTCCGTCCTGCGACCGCCGCTGCATCTGTGATCTCAGCCATGCCGACTGTCTCCCGTCAAATGGCACCTGTTTGTGTCACCCGGGTTACAAGAGCCCTTTTTGCCACGAACCCTGCAGTGAAGGAAAATATGGACGAGGATGTGAGAAGAG TTGTGGACACTGCGCGGGTGGCAGGCCTTGTTCTAAACAGGATGGCCTGTGTGATGCGTGTGAACCAGGATGGAACGGCACTCGCTGTGACCAACGCTGTCCAGAAGGTTATTATGGTCATCACTGTCAGGAGGTTTGCCCAAAATGCAGAAACAAAGAGCCATGTATCCCGGAGACTGGAGTGTGCTTACGCTGTGACCCTGGCTGGACTGGACTAAG ATGTGACAAACCCTGCACAGATGGCTCCTACGGAGATGGTTGTCGATTCCTGTGTAAAACCTGCTATCACGGCCACTGTGATCATGTGACAGGAAGTTGCATGTGTCTTCCTGGCTTCCAGGGTGAGAG TTGTAACAACACGTGCCCTGTTCACCTGTACGGTGTCAACTGCTCTTTTGTATGTGACTGTGGGAATCTCGCCTGCCATCCAACCACAGGGGCTTGCCCACACA GTAGCAGGGCGGGTCTCTTAGCCGGGCTTTTGATCCCCCTGCTTGTTTTAATACTTGCCTTGTTgttctgctgctgctgttgtggAGGGCCAGTCCAAGGGAAGGAAGG TGTGGCGGTTGGGGATGGGAGTCCTGCAGTCCGCATGAAGCATCATGTTTACACTGTGCTGGCCAACATGACTTCAGCCATGCCTTGTATCTCCATGTGGTCGTCTGGTCTACCTAGAGTTACAG tGTCTCATCATGATCCTGAGCTCACCTTTAACCACAGCTTCATTGAACAGCCATCGTCTGGTTGGGTGATCGATTCGTTTGAAACTGATGATGATGGAGAGGCTATCTACTGTGAACCTCCTAGAGAAG ATGTTCTAACTGTGGCCGGTGGGGAACTCCAGGAGCTGAACTCCAAGTGTAACTTCTTCCTTGACCCGTCAAACTTCAGCACTGAGGACATGTCCCAAGCCTTCGGTATCCCACGTACTTCCAGCATCGCCAAATCCAAACGCCCTTCAGTCTCCTTTGCCGAAGGCACGAAGTTCAGCCCTAAGGAGCGCCGCAGCTCCACCCAGGATCTGCCTGGTTCTGTCCGAAAACCCAAAACTTGGGGGGTCCTGATGCTCTCGGCCCTCCAGGGAGGTCAAGGAAACCACAGTGAGGAAGACGCAAAAAAGGCAGAAGAGAAAAATGAGGAGAACATCTCCTCTGAGGAACAAGGAGCTACCACTGAGACACCAGAAGCCGGCTCGGAAAGATACAGCTCTGGTCCTTCAAGAACTCTTGTTAATGTTCCCAGTGGGAGGCGGCGAACCCTTTCCAACACAAGAAAAAACGCCCACCCTCAAAGCTCCTCTGACGGGGGACAAGAAACAGATTCAGATGCAGAGAAACTGACAACGGTGTAtgtgactgtaggcaagacccCAAATATGGCAAAACAAGAGTCCAGCTCAGAGGGGCCTGTGCAGGCAATGCTGCGCAGACTGGGCAGCCtccagagacagaaagagatggCCGCCCAGCCCAAAGGCAGGGGACAAGCGATTGCCAAGCCTCCGAGGAGGAAGCTGGGAGCACGGGCCAGCGAGTGGGAGCAAACCACCGGGTCAGGCAACGCGGAGGTGGTCATGAGGAAACCTAGTCGCAAGAAGCGCCTCAGCTCTCCCTGTATAGTGCAGACTACAGACTTTCCTCAGGACAACAGCGCCCCCAAGAGGCCCCTGTCCTCCATTTTAAAAAGTGTTCCAGAGAGTGATGTGCCTAGGTCTTTGTTGGAACAAGACAGTCAAACAGATGCTCCAGGAGAGCATGAATATGAGACTGTGGCTCCATCGGATGGAGTCTCCACCTCTTCTGAGGTTATTATCAATGAGACAGTTGTGGGCCAAGCAGAAATTGAACCTAGTTATGAGAATGTTTATGTAAAACATTCataa
- the vtna gene encoding vitronectin a isoform X1: protein MKLIFLLGLLIFTYALEESCIERCENGFDTTKTCQCDSMCTYYQTCCNDYESICRIRTRGDTFPSYPEDYDEDTNSTDVPGVSRSKHTLLIPSSETFAEISSLLTPTSQSLDKTDANPTTAAAATTPLPYRIKEPITTASTPTTADPQPTKAQDPDAEVCSGRPFDSFMQLKNGSICAFRGKYFFELDERSVLPGYPKLIQDVWGIKGPIDAAFTRINCQGKTYIFKGNKYWRFDDGVLDEDYPRDISVGFEKIPDHLDAAFAIPAHSHHGKEKVYFFKGDEYYQYEFKHQPTHEECIRMSLRSPSALFSRYTDIYNDRWVEHFNQLFRGAQSHHGGHRFINKDWIGIESPVDAVLAGRLYVTPRWPSRRQQDRNYQREWSQQWDQQWNQQRGQQWDQQRNQQWGSRRRQNRSPYWETFAERGINIGQEFAQRFGQDRRRDQDRRRDYYNRRNDYDYDYGYNPSEDIVYDILRRRQPLQSVYFFKGDKYYRVNLQTKRVDNANPPYPRPIGKYWLGCKDTPGAEKR from the exons ATGAAGTTAATCTTTCTGCTAGGACTGCTTATCTTCACATATGCACTTGAAG AGTCGTGTATCGAAAGATGTGAAAATGGTTTTGACACCACCAAAACTTGCCAGTGTGACTCAATGTGCACATACTACCAGACCTGCTGCAATGATTACGAGTCCATTTGTCGTATTAGAA CTCGTGGAGACACCTTCCCTTCATATCCTGAGGATTATGATGAGGACACAAACAGCACAGACGTGCCTGGCGTGTCCAGATCAAAGCACACACTCCTGATCCCTTCTTCAGAAACCTTTGCCGAAATTTCCAGCCTGTTGACACCAACTTCACAAAGCTTAGACAAAACTGATGCAAATCCCACAACCGCAGCTGCTGCAACTACACCATTACCCTATAGAATCAAAGAGCCCATCACGACTGCAAGCACACCCACAACTGCAGACCCCCAACCAACAAAAGCCCAAGACCCCGATGCTGAGGTGTGCAGCGGTAGACCTTTTGACTCCTTCATGCAGCTCAAAAACGGCTCTATCTGCGCCTTCAGGG GAAAATACTTCTTTGAGCTGGATGAGAGATCAGTTCTGCCGGGTTACCCAAAGCTCATCCAAGACGTCTGGGGAATTAAAGGTCCAATAGATGCTGCCTTCACTCGCATAAACTGCCAAGGAAAGACGTACATATTCAAA GGTAATAAATACTGGAGGTTTGATGATGGTGTTCTAGATGAGGACTACCCACGAGATATATCTGTGGGATTCGAAAAGATACCAGACCACCTGGATGCCGCCTTTGCCATTCCTGCTCACAGCCATCATGGCAAAGAgaaggtttatttttttaaag gagacgAGTATTACCAGTATGAATTCAAGCACCAGCCAACCCATGAGGAGTGCATTAGGATGTCTTTAAGATCTCCTTCAGCTCTCTTCAGCAGATACACTGATATTTACAACGACCGATGGGTTGAACACTTCAACCAGCTTTTCAGAGGAG CTCAAAGTCACCATGGGGGCCATCGTTTCATAAACAAAGACTGGATTGGCATCGAATCTCCTGTGGATGCTGTGCTAGCTGGCAGACTCTACGTTACTCCAAGGTGGCCAAGCAGGAGGCAACAGGACAGAAATTACCAGAGGGAATGGAGCCAGCAGTGGGACCAGCAATGGAACCAACAAAGGGGGCAGCAGTGGGACCAACAACGAAACCAGCAATGGGGATCTAGGCGAAGGCAGAATAGATCTCCATACTGGGAGACCTTTGCTGAAAGGGGCATCAATATTGGACAGGAGTTTGCTCAGAGGTTTGGGCAGGACAGGAGGCGAGACCAGGACAGACGCAGGGACTATTATAACAGGCGGAATGACTATGATTATGACTATGGATACAACCCTTCTGAAGATATAGTCTATGACATACTGCGCAGGAGACAGCCCTTACAAAGTGTCTACTTCTTCAAAGGAG ATAAGTACTACAGAGTGAATCTACAGACCAAGAGAGTTGACAATGCAAACCCTCCATACCCAAGACCTATTGGCAAATACTGGCTCGGCTGTAAAGACACACCTGGAGCAGAAAAGAGATAA